Proteins encoded within one genomic window of Mycobacteriales bacterium:
- a CDS encoding adenine phosphoribosyltransferase, whose amino-acid sequence MSPLDLDALLRSRVRDIADFPDPGIAFKDITPLLADHTAFAAVIDAIVVHHGRGTIDKVVGIEARGFILAAPVAYHFGAGFVPMRKAGKLPGPTFAESYALEYGEATIEVHKDAFDPGDRVLIVDDVLATGGTAAAASRLVERAGGVVAGCSVLVELGALGARKRLTDLDVHALLTY is encoded by the coding sequence GTGAGCCCGCTCGACCTCGACGCCCTGTTGCGGTCGAGGGTCCGCGACATCGCGGACTTCCCGGATCCCGGGATCGCGTTCAAGGACATCACGCCGTTGCTCGCCGACCACACGGCCTTCGCTGCCGTGATCGACGCGATCGTCGTACACCATGGCCGCGGGACGATCGACAAGGTGGTCGGCATCGAGGCACGGGGCTTCATCCTTGCCGCGCCGGTCGCCTACCACTTCGGGGCCGGGTTCGTCCCGATGCGCAAGGCCGGCAAGCTGCCCGGCCCGACGTTTGCCGAGTCCTACGCGCTGGAGTACGGCGAGGCAACCATCGAGGTGCACAAGGACGCCTTCGACCCGGGGGACCGGGTGCTGATCGTCGACGACGTGCTGGCGACCGGCGGCACGGCCGCCGCGGCGTCCCGGCTGGTCGAGCGCGCCGGCGGCGTCGTCGCCGGCTGCAGCGTCCTGGTCGAGCTGGGCGCGCTCGGGGCCAGGAAGCGGCTCACCGACCTCGACGTCCACGCGCTGCTCACGTACTAG
- the secF gene encoding protein translocase subunit SecF, with product MARTRDSLATRLYRGEVSYDFIGHRRRWYAMSGVVMLVGIISLAIRGLNPSIDFSGGAQFQGPLHGHTVTQLRSVVSAQGVNPDVVVVTGSGAAQRFDVQTKTLTINQTTNVSNALAKEVGVNVNSLDITTVGSTWGSQITHKAILGLVIFLVAVIIYLSVRFEWKMALAAIIALLHDLIVTAGVYSLSGLQVSPSTVIALLTILGYSLYDTVVVFDKVRENTASIAGGSRMTFSQAANLAVNQTLVRSINTSVIALLPVIGLLVIGAGLLGAGSLNDLSLALLIGLASGAYSSIFIATPLLCEFKERESTYQQLAKRVASRQAKEARDVAGLTPATVGAPVRAAQPARPAAEVRPEEPSQPYGDDDDDVDAAVPSQPPRTGAPPRAGARPQGQRRTGRGSRPGGRGNRSRKRR from the coding sequence ATGGCCCGCACTCGCGACTCGCTCGCCACCCGCCTGTATCGCGGTGAGGTCTCGTACGACTTCATCGGGCACCGCCGGCGGTGGTACGCGATGTCCGGCGTGGTCATGCTGGTCGGCATCATCAGCCTCGCGATCCGCGGGCTGAACCCGTCGATCGACTTCAGCGGTGGTGCGCAGTTCCAGGGCCCGCTGCACGGGCACACGGTGACCCAGCTGCGCAGCGTGGTGTCCGCGCAGGGTGTCAATCCCGACGTCGTCGTGGTCACCGGCAGTGGGGCGGCGCAGCGCTTCGACGTCCAGACCAAGACACTGACCATCAACCAGACCACGAACGTGTCGAACGCGCTGGCCAAAGAGGTCGGTGTCAACGTCAACAGCCTGGACATCACGACGGTCGGGTCGACGTGGGGAAGCCAGATCACCCACAAGGCGATCCTCGGCCTGGTCATCTTCCTGGTCGCGGTCATCATCTATCTGTCCGTGCGCTTCGAGTGGAAGATGGCCCTCGCGGCGATCATCGCGCTGCTGCACGACCTCATCGTCACGGCAGGGGTCTATTCGCTGTCCGGCTTGCAGGTCAGCCCATCGACCGTGATCGCGTTGCTGACGATCCTCGGTTACTCGCTCTACGACACCGTGGTCGTCTTCGACAAGGTCCGCGAGAACACCGCCAGCATTGCGGGCGGCAGCCGGATGACGTTCAGCCAGGCCGCGAACCTCGCCGTCAACCAGACCCTGGTCCGGTCGATCAACACCTCGGTCATCGCGTTGCTGCCGGTGATCGGATTGCTCGTCATCGGCGCTGGGCTGCTCGGTGCCGGATCGTTGAACGACCTGTCGCTCGCGCTGCTGATCGGTCTGGCGTCCGGCGCGTACTCCTCGATCTTCATCGCGACCCCGCTGCTCTGCGAGTTCAAGGAGCGCGAGTCGACCTACCAGCAGCTGGCCAAGCGGGTCGCCAGTCGGCAGGCGAAGGAAGCCCGCGACGTGGCCGGGCTCACACCGGCAACGGTGGGTGCGCCGGTCCGAGCGGCACAGCCGGCTCGGCCCGCCGCCGAGGTACGGCCGGAGGAGCCATCGCAGCCCTACGGCGACGATGACGACGACGTCGACGCCGCCGTACCCTCGCAGCCGCCGCGCACGGGTGCGCCGCCGCGTGCCGGCGCCCGCCCGCAAGGCCAGCGGCGTACCGGCCGGGGGTCGCGGCCGGGTGGCCGCGGCAACCGCTCGCGCAAACGCCGGTGA